In Candidatus Parvarchaeota archaeon, the genomic window TTCAGACGGCCCCAAGTGCTACTGCCAGCGTCCCAGGTTGGTCAACAACGGACCTTGTGGTTTTTGTTGATGCTACAAGCCTACAGCCAGCGCTTTATGATGCAACTGTTGAAATAACCTACAAGGACAAAAAGGCCACAAAAGACCTAAAGCTGCAGGTGGTATCCAAAATAGGCGGCGAGCCGATAACGCCCCCTCCGTTGCAAAACAATACTAACACAACCGGTAACCAGCCGCCTCCTCCACAGCCCTCGGACAACAATTTTACATTCATCGCAGCAGCCATAGTGGTGGTGTTCCTGGGCGCCATACTCTTTTTGAAAGGCAAAGCCGGGGGAGGCGGGCAGCAACAACCTCAAAGCCCCACACAGCCCCAGGGGGAGCAGTTTGAGCAGTACCAGCAGCCTCAGCAGCCAGCCTCAAAGGACAACTATAGCGAGGAGTGAGAGCATGATGAAAAAACTACTTGCAATTCTACTTGTTTCAATCTTGTTTTTCGGCTGCACCCAGCAAGCCCAGCTGCAAAATCCGCCTTCTAAAGAGCCGGTCAAAACACCGCCAAAAACGCAAAGTCCTGCCGCAAAGGACACAACTCCGCCTGAGCTGAAATTGTCCGGCTTTGCTGAAACAACGGACAAACCCTTGCTTGACTTTAGCGGTACAACCGAGCCGAGTGCAACTGTAAAAGTCAATGATGCTGCAGTAAAGGTGGCAAATGGCAAATTTTCCTATTCGGCAAGCCTTGTTGAAGGAGAAAATATCATAGTGGTTGTGGCAGCAGACAAGGCAGGAAATAAGAAGACAATTACAAAAACAATTGTTTATACCAAACCCCAGGCCCCAATCGACACTTCAAAGGACAGCTACGTACCAGCTAATGGGGTTGTAAACACCCAGGAGCTCAAAATCCATCTTGGAGTTGGCCCGGCTTCAGCAGGCAAGGACGGCTTTGACATTGATATGGCAAAACTGATGCCAGGTTCCACATCTGAGACAATGATGGCACTGTCCAATAAGCTTGACTCTGCAGTGCATCTTGAGTATTCAATTAGCGGCAGTGCTTCAGGCGTTGTCAAGCTCCCCGCGCCAGTAACCCTTTACAAGCTTGGCGAGCAGAGGTTTGTCAAGCTGACAATAGCCGTGCCCCCTGAGCTTGCATATGGTGACTACGAAGGCGTCCTGACTATAAAGGAGACGAGGGAGAGGGCAAATCAGTAGGCTTTTGGCCCTGGCATATACCTAAATCTCCTTACAATCAGCCTTTTTGCCTTTACTCTTATTTTTATTTTACTCTGCCGTATCAGAGTGCAAATATCCCTAAGTGCAAGGTAAAACCATGCTTTCGATTCCAAGGCCAAAATCTGCGATTTTCATTTTTATCGCCTTTTTTTTCCTAATTGTCTTATTTGGCTGCACGAGCGTTGAATCAATCAAAGAAAACAATTTAGGTAAAAACCAGTCTCCTGGCACCTTGCAGGAAAACCAGGCCCAGAAAGTAAAGTTTTTTGTTTTGCTTGACAATTTTCCGGATTTTTCAAACAAGTCTCCAATTTTTGTGTCTGGAAAAACAAACCAGGGAAACAGGGTCGTTATTAACGGCAGGAGCGCACAAGTCATGGCAAATGGCACTTTCAGGCTTCAAACAATCCTGTCTGAAGGCAAGAATATGATTGAGGTAGTGGTTTCAGATTCCTATGGCAACAAGAACACAATTAAAAAGACAGTTGAACTTGTAAGTTACAAAGAGAATTTGTCCATGGGTAATGCAAGCGATACAGCCTCCACTCTTGCCAAAGACCTATACGTGCCACCAAATGGCACTGTCCGCGTCCAGTCAATCCCTGTGCACTTTAAAATCATACCGCGAACCACGCAGAAAATAGGCATAAATCTCCCCTCTCAAAATCTTCTTGAATTTGGCTCTATAATGCAGGGAACCAATACGGCCCTAATCAAATCAACAAACACTCTGACTCTTGAAAACAAGTTACCTTCCCCTGTGCATATCTACTTCAATGCAACCGGGGCTGCAGCGCCTTACATTGTCCTTCAAGGGCCCCTTACCCTTTACGGCCTTGCTGAAAAAAGGGTTGTTGCAATCACGGTTTTTGCACCTCCTAATTCGCCCATAGGTGAATACAATGGGACGCTGCAAATAACTGAGATTCGCTAATTCACATATTATTTTCCTTGCAACATGCCACCTCATGTAGCAAGTTATTTAAGTCTCCCGCCCGATAGACTAGGGCATGGGCAAAATAATGGCAGCCAAGACAGAAGTAAATTTGAATGCCCTTGCCTACATCCTTTCAGCTTTTATTGTCTTTGGCGCATTTTCGAATCCGGCCTTTTCACAATGGGTAATCAAGCTCAACATCTCCCCCAACACCGATTTTGCCGTAATCCCTCATGAGCTTGACTTTGGGGAACTTGGCAGCGGCAGGATGTACACTCTTTACGTTGAAAACACGGGCAACGTGCCTTTGAACTTGAGCATTGCCTCAAGTGACATGTCAATACTTCAAGGTGCATATGCAGTTGCCTCAGACGAATCCAATGAAGGGGGGCCTTCCTGCCCAAGCGAATACGAAGGGGCCCTGTCCGAGCAGTTCTCAAAGGCCTGTGACAACCTAGGGTTTTTGGATTCTGCAGACAGAATTGGCATTTCTATTCGTCTTGCGCCAAAACCAAATGCCCAAAATGGCGCCTATTCCACAAACATCCTGGTAAAGGGCTACTCTTCCAGCAAAGAAAAATCGGGCTCACTGAAAGTGAATTTCAAAGTCAGCCCAAAGCCTGCAGCAATCCAGGCTCCAAAGCTTGTTGACACAGGCAGCCAAACATCCCTTGAAGTTATTGATGAATCAGGCAGGCCGATACAGCTTGCAGTTGTGCTTGTAACCGACCCAGAAGGAAACCAGCAGCAATTACGCGCAGACAAAAGCGGCCAGGCGAATTTTGTTCCAAGTGCCCAAGGCGATTACACTTTCAGCGTTGTTGGCAGGCAATCACTCAATGCAACTGTGAAATCCCTTTATGCAAGGCCACAAATCAGTGCGCAAGGCCTAAAGACCGCACTTGAAAATCCATCCATGCTTCCCTCCTTCATCACCAATGCAATAATTGTTGCCGCGGCCAGCTTGCTTGGAATTGTGATTTCCGTCCCCTTCATCGCCCTTGCCA contains:
- a CDS encoding carboxypeptidase regulatory-like domain-containing protein, with translation MGKIMAAKTEVNLNALAYILSAFIVFGAFSNPAFSQWVIKLNISPNTDFAVIPHELDFGELGSGRMYTLYVENTGNVPLNLSIASSDMSILQGAYAVASDESNEGGPSCPSEYEGALSEQFSKACDNLGFLDSADRIGISIRLAPKPNAQNGAYSTNILVKGYSSSKEKSGSLKVNFKVSPKPAAIQAPKLVDTGSQTSLEVIDESGRPIQLAVVLVTDPEGNQQQLRADKSGQANFVPSAQGDYTFSVVGRQSLNATVKSLYARPQISAQGLKTALENPSMLPSFITNAIIVAAASLLGIVISVPFIALAIAFYAFISYTKAGQNFAESVSGRFASQKRASHHEKPHSHGKALGQNHQRSATDGGHQHQSNEIKHHHKIPDDGYY